The genome window TCGCTGACAAGTCGACCCACGCTGCCCATCAAAGGGGCAGTTTATGCAACACTATTTTGTTGATCGGAAAATGGAACACTTTCCGCAATACCTGTTGCTATCACGCTTAAACCATTTCGCTGCGATTTACACAGTACGGACAACCTGTCGCAGTATATTAAGACGTCGATAGAAACAAACATTGTCAGGACAACCAGCAGTCAAACAGTGTGAAATGCTACTAGTGCCTTACAGCGCAAAAAGGCTGGTGACTAAAAGTCACCAGCCATCAGCCTAATTTCTCAGGCTGCAACCGGAAAGGTTGGCTTATTTAACTTCAACTTCAGCGCCAGCTTCTTCCAGAGATTTTTTCAGTGCTTCAGCGTCATCTTTGCTCACGCCTTCTTTCAGAGCGGCCGGAGCAGATTCTACCAGGTCTTTAGCTTCTTTCAGACCCAGGCCAGTTGCGCCACGTACTGCTTTGATTACAGCAACTTTGTTCGCGCCGATACCTTTCAGAATCACGTCGAATTCAGTTTTTTCTTCAGCAGCTTCAGCCGGGCCAGCAGCTACAGCTACAGCAGCAGCAGCAGAAACGCCGAATTTTTCTTCCATTGCAGAGATCAGTTCTACAACGTCCATTACGGACATAGCGGATACTGCTTCAATGATTTGATCTTTAGTGATAGACATTTAAATTGTTCCTGAAAATCAGAATAAGTTTATACGTAAGCAGATGCTTGATAAAGATAACTGCGATTAAGCAGCTTCTTTCGCATCGCGTACAGCAGCCAGAGTACGAACCAGTTTGCCAGCCGAAGCTTCTTTCATGGTTGCCATCAGGCGTGCAATTGCTTCTTCGTAGGTCGGCAGGGTTGCCAGGCGATCGATTTGCGATGCCGGGATCAACTCACCTTCAAAGGCTGCGGCTTTGACCTCAAATTTTGCATTCGCTTTCGCGAACTCTTTGAACAGACGAGCAGCAGCGCCCGGGTGTTCCATAGAGTATGCAATCAGGGTCGGACCAACAAACGTGTCTTTCAGGCACTCAAACTGAGTACCTTCAACGACGCGGCGCAGCAGGGTGTTACGAACAACACGCATGTATACGCCAGCTTCACGACCTGCTTTACGCAGTTCAGTCATTTTGTCTACAGTAACGCCACGGGAATCCGCAACTACTGCAGACAGCGCGCCTTTGGCTACTTCGCTGACTTCAGCAACAATCGCTTGTTTGTCTTGAAGATTTAAAGCCATTAGCTTTGCTCCTGGATGTTTGCCAGAACTCATGTTCTGGAACTCACTTCACTCTCCCAAACGGAAAGAGCGTCTTAATACGGTGAGCAGAAACAAGCCAGAGTATTCAAAAAATAATCTTAGCGTTCTGTCACCGTCTACGCAGGGGATTAAGTTTCTTGCGAAACACCTGCGGTCTTCGACGGAGGCCTGGATAGGCCAGGCTCCAACGAACAAATCTTGTCTATGACTTCGTCCTTCGAACTGCAGCGGCGTTAGCTACTCTCGTTCACACCAGTCGTGTAGTTAACTACACTCCCGGCGATTCACTCGTTTGCTGCCTTGCTGCAATTCAAATGACTCGCATAGAGCTCTGTATATTTCAACAGAAACGTGGGGGTAGAATTGTAGACAAATTCACCGCCCACGTAAAGGCGAATATTAGTTCGCCACTGTCGCAGTCAGGCCAGCCTGATCAACGGCAACGCCAGCACCCATGGTGGTGGAGAGGCTAACTTTCTTGATGTACACGCCTTTAGCCTGAGTCGGTTTCGCTTTTTTCAGCGCAACCAGCAGGGATTCCAGGTTTTCTTTCAGTTTGTCAGCGTCAAAATCCACTTTACCAATGGTGGTGTGGATGATGCCGTTTTTGTCGTTACGGTAACGAACCTGACCTGCTTTCGCGTTCTTAACTGCTTCAGCAACGTTCGGGGTTACAGTACCGACTTTCGGGTTAGGCATCAGACCACGTGGGCCCAGAACCTGGCCCAGTTGGCCAACAACGCGCATTGCATCCGGAGAAGCAATAACAACGTCAAAGTTCATTTCGCCTTTTTTGATCTGTTCAGCCAGATCTTCCATACCTACCAGTTCAGCGCCTGCAGCTTTAGCAGCTTCAGCGTTTGCGCCCTGGGTAAATACGGCTACACGAACTGAACGGCCAGTACCGTGCGGCAGTACAGTTGCACCACGTACGTTCTGGTCAGATTTACGAGCGTCGATGCCGAGGTTTACAGCAACGTCAACGCTTTCAACAAACTTAGCGGTAGCCAGTTCTTTCAGCAGAGCGATAGCTTCATTGATGTCGTACTGCTTGGTTGCATCAACTTTGTCACGGATCACGGACATGCGCTTGGTCAGTTTAGCCATTTCTTAATCCTCCACTACCAGGCCCATGGAACGTGCAGTACCTTCGATGGAGCGAGTCATCGCTTCAACGTCGGAACCAGTCATGTCGGCAGCTTTGGTCTGCGCGATTTCCTGCAGCTGAGCGCGGGAAATTTTACCTACTTTGTCTTTGTTCGGCTTACCGGAACCAGACTTAATACCAGCCGCTTTTTTCAGCAGAACTGCTGCCGGAGGCGTTTTGGTAATGAAGGTGAAAGAACGGTCAGCATAAACGGTAATAACAACCGGAGTCGGCAGACCTTTTTCCAGGGATTCAGTTTTCGCGTTGAACGCTTTGCAGAATTCCATGATGTTCACACCTTGCTGACCCAGTGCTGGACCAACCGGTGGACTCGGGTTTGCCATACCAGCTGCAACCTGCAGCTTAACGTAGGCTTGTACTTTCTTAGCCATTCTTAAATCCTCGTAATGGGTTATAACGCCTCAAAGAGGCTCCCCGTGATAAATATCGTCTTACGGGCACATGACCCATAAAAACAAAAGGCGCGAAATTGTATGTCAATTTCGCGCCCTGTGCAACGATTAAATCGCCGCTTTTTTGATCGTCTGGTTACGCTTTTTCGACCTGCGCGAAGTCCAGTTCTACCGGGGTCGCACGACCGAAGATAGAGACCGAAACTTTCAGGCGGGACTTCTCGTAATCGACTTCTTCGACCACGCCATTAAAGTCAGCAAACGGACCATCGCTAACACGAACCATTTCACCCGGCTCAAACAGCGTTTTCGGACGCGGTTTATCGCCAACCTGCTGCAGGCGGTTCATGATGGCATCGACTTCTTTGTCGCTGATTGGCGCAGGACGATCGGAGGTGCCACCAATGAAGCCCATCACACGCGGTACGCTACGTACCAGATGCCAGCTTGCATCGTTCATGACCATCTGGACCAGCACGTAGCCCGGGAAGAATTTGCGCTCGCTTTTGCGACGCTGGCCGCCACGGATTTCGACCACTTCTTCGGTCGGGACCATGACTTCACCAAACAACTCTTCCATATTGTGTAATTTGATATGCTCGCGAAGCGACGTTGCTACGCGGCCTTCAAAACCGGAAAACGCCTGAACGACGTACCAGCGCTTTTTAGGAGCTTCAGACATCTCAGAACCTCAGGCCAGTGATAAAGGAGACCAGGCGGACCAGAATACCATCCAGCCCCCACAGGATCAGTGACATGACAGCAGTCACTGCAGCCACAATTAATGTTGTGTGTAACGTTTCCTGACGAGTTGGCCAAATCACCTTACGGACTTCGGTTCTCGCTTCGCGGGCAAAAGCTACAGTAGCCTTACCTTTGGTTGTCAACAGCGCGACACCGCCCGCTGCAGCAATAAGAATTACTACTGCCAGCGCGCGGAGCGGCAGCATCATGTCACGATAAAGATAGTTGCCGACAATAGCTACGATGAGCAATACGGCAACAATTACCCACTTCATCGCTTCCAGGCCGCGCCCGCTCCCTTGAGCTTCGGTATTCGCACTCATAAACCAACCTGTCACCAGAATTCATACCAATATTTCACCCCACGCAAGCAGGATGAGCCTAACCGAAATGCCTGCTGCGTTTCGGCGCTATATTTCCCAGAACG of Klebsiella sp. RIT-PI-d contains these proteins:
- the rplL gene encoding 50S ribosomal protein L7/L12; amino-acid sequence: MSITKDQIIEAVSAMSVMDVVELISAMEEKFGVSAAAAVAVAAGPAEAAEEKTEFDVILKGIGANKVAVIKAVRGATGLGLKEAKDLVESAPAALKEGVSKDDAEALKKSLEEAGAEVEVK
- the rplJ gene encoding 50S ribosomal protein L10 translates to MALNLQDKQAIVAEVSEVAKGALSAVVADSRGVTVDKMTELRKAGREAGVYMRVVRNTLLRRVVEGTQFECLKDTFVGPTLIAYSMEHPGAAARLFKEFAKANAKFEVKAAAFEGELIPASQIDRLATLPTYEEAIARLMATMKEASAGKLVRTLAAVRDAKEAA
- the rplA gene encoding 50S ribosomal protein L1 → MAKLTKRMSVIRDKVDATKQYDINEAIALLKELATAKFVESVDVAVNLGIDARKSDQNVRGATVLPHGTGRSVRVAVFTQGANAEAAKAAGAELVGMEDLAEQIKKGEMNFDVVIASPDAMRVVGQLGQVLGPRGLMPNPKVGTVTPNVAEAVKNAKAGQVRYRNDKNGIIHTTIGKVDFDADKLKENLESLLVALKKAKPTQAKGVYIKKVSLSTTMGAGVAVDQAGLTATVAN
- the rplK gene encoding 50S ribosomal protein L11 encodes the protein MAKKVQAYVKLQVAAGMANPSPPVGPALGQQGVNIMEFCKAFNAKTESLEKGLPTPVVITVYADRSFTFITKTPPAAVLLKKAAGIKSGSGKPNKDKVGKISRAQLQEIAQTKAADMTGSDVEAMTRSIEGTARSMGLVVED
- the nusG gene encoding transcription termination/antitermination protein NusG → MSEAPKKRWYVVQAFSGFEGRVATSLREHIKLHNMEELFGEVMVPTEEVVEIRGGQRRKSERKFFPGYVLVQMVMNDASWHLVRSVPRVMGFIGGTSDRPAPISDKEVDAIMNRLQQVGDKPRPKTLFEPGEMVRVSDGPFADFNGVVEEVDYEKSRLKVSVSIFGRATPVELDFAQVEKA
- the secE gene encoding preprotein translocase subunit SecE gives rise to the protein MSANTEAQGSGRGLEAMKWVIVAVLLIVAIVGNYLYRDMMLPLRALAVVILIAAAGGVALLTTKGKATVAFAREARTEVRKVIWPTRQETLHTTLIVAAVTAVMSLILWGLDGILVRLVSFITGLRF